The Nitratidesulfovibrio sp. SRB-5 genomic sequence CGCGCTGTTCAACGTGCTGGGCCACCTGTGGCTGTGCGAATCGCAGGGGGCGGGCGGCTCGCTGGATTCCGTGCTGGCCCTGGCTGCGGCCTATCGCGGGCTGGTGCGGGTCTGGCTGGACCACCTTTCCCCGGCGCCCTGACCTTTCCCTTCCGCATGCCGCGTGGGGCGGCACAGAACCGCGCTCTTCCGGGCACGCGGCCTGTCTGCATTCCTGCATCATGGTCCGTTTTTTGCTTTATCGCAGGCGGACGTGACAAAATTTCCCGGTGCCGGGATGCAGGAGGGAGACCCCATGATCGTTATTGATGGCCGCCAGGCCGATATCAAGCTGGAAAACTTCGCCAATCTCGAAGAAATCCTCGTCAAGGTGATGGAGGGCAGCTACCTCGAGAACCGCGTGGTGACCGACGTGCTCGTCAACGACGAGGCGTTTTCGGAAATCTACCCCCACCAGGCAGAGGACATCGAGCAGCGCGACATCCGCTCCGTCGAGATCCGCAGCATGCCCGTGGGCGAAATGGCCGTGAACATCACCCGCGAACTGTACAAGGTGGTGCAGGTGATGACCGACGGCGCGCGCCAGGTGGCCGGGCTGTTCCGCCAGGCCGACGACGCCGAGGCGCTGGACATGTTCCAGGATCTGCTGGAAGTGACCCGCGACTTCATGGGCATGATCGGCGTGCTGCGCAACGAATTCTCGCTGCGCACCACCAAGGATTTCAGCGACAACGTGGAACGTTTTTCCGACCAGCTGGGCGAAATGACCGAAGTGCTCGAAAACGAGGACTGGATCCTGCTGGCCGACCTGCTGGAATACGAATTCCTGCCTGCCTGCGAAAACTGGAAGAAGGTCATCCAGGCCCTGCGCGAGGACATCCGTCAGGCCAGCAAGGGGTAGCAGCCATGCCCGACAGCCTTTCCCTGCTCGACATGGCCCTGCAACTGGGCGAACGCGAACTGGGAGCCCTTGCCGCCGGTGACGTGGACGCCGCCGATTCCGCCTCGCGCGAGCGGGCGGAACTGGTGGAGATGGCCTGGAGCCGCCGCAACCCGGCAGCGCTGAACGATCTGCGCGACAAGTTGCTGCGCTTGCAGTGCCTGCAAGGCCGCCTGACCGAAGAGGCCCGCAGGCTGCACGACAACATTCGCAGCCAGTTGCAGCAGACCCGCCGCGAATCGCAGCGCCTTACCGGTTACAGGCAGGCCACGCGCTCAACGCCGCTGACCATTACCCTGGGGCGCGGCCAGGTGTAGGGGCTGCCCGCAACGGCACCGGATACGCAATGAATCGGGGTCCGGATGCATGATGCATCCGGCCCCCGTTTGCCGTCTTGCGGGTACCGCCCCCGTTGCGGGCGCCGCTCGCTACTACCCTTTACTTCCGGCTGCTCGCGGCCCCTGCGGTCCCTGTGGACAGGGCCGCGCGCTACTACCCTTTACTTCCGGCTGCTCGCGGCCCCTGTGGTCCCTGCGGTCCCTGTGGACAGGGCCGCTCGCTACTACCCTTTACTTCCGGCTGCTCGCGGTCCCTGCGGCCCCTGCGGTCCCTGCGGACAGGGCCGCTCGCATCCAGTCCGCAAACCCGTCCGCGGGCAGGGGCTTGCTGTAGTAGTAGCCCTGCACCTCGCGGCAGCCGTGGGCGCGCAGGAAGCCCAACTGGTCGTCGGTTTCCACGCCTTCGGCCACCACGTTCAGCGACAGGTTGCGCCCCATGGTGACGATGGTGGACACGATGGTGGCGTCGCCCTCGTCGCCGGGCACGTCGCGCACGAACGAACGGTCGATCTTGATGGTGTCGATGGGGAAGTTCTTCAGGTAGTACAGCGAGGAATGCCCGGTGCCGAAGTCGTCGATGGCGATGGAGATGCCCTGCGCCGCCAGCCGCTCCAGGATGGCCACCGAGGTGGGCAGGTCGCGCATCATGGTGGTTTCGGTAATTTCCAGCTCCAGCTGCGAGGGCGGCAGGCCCGATTCGGCCAGGGCCGCCTGCACCCGGTCCAGCAGGTCCGGCTGGAACTGCCGGGCCGAGATGTTCACGGCGATGCGCAGCGGGCCAAGCTCGTCGGTCCAGCGGCGGGTCTGGATGCACGCATCGCGCAGCACCCGTTCGCCCAGCGCCACCACGAGGCCGGTGTCTTCCGCCACGGGAATGAACTCCAGCGGCGGCACCAGGGTGCCGTCTGGCCGGGCCCAGCGTACCAGCGCCTCCATGCCGGTGACCTGCCCGGTCACTATGTCCACGCGCGGCTGGTAGAACACCACGAATTCGTCGTTTTCCAGCCCCTTGCGGATGCTCTTTTCAATGGCCAGCCGCCGGGTGACGTCGTCGTTCATGGCCTGGGTAAAACGGCGGAAACGCGCGCCGCCCTGTTCCTTGGCGCGGTACATGGCGATTTCCGCGTTCTTCAGCAGGGTGGCCGGGTCGCGTCCGTCTTCGGGTGCAACGCTGATGCCTATGGACGGCATCACGTACAGTTCGTGGTCGGCGGCGTTGAAGGGCCGGGTGAACGAGTCCTGAATGCGGGCCGATTCCGTCTCGGCCAGTTCTCCATCGCCTTCCGACGACAGTGGCAGCAGCACCACGAACTCGTCGCCGCCAAGGCGCGCCACCATGTCGCGACGAGGGGCCATGCCCACCAGGCGGCCCGCCACGGCGCGCAGCAGTTCGTCGCCCACGGCATGGCCCAGGCTGTCGTTGACGGTCTTGAAATTGTCCATGTCCAGATACAGCACCGCCAGCCGCGCATCCGGCCCGTCTTTCAGCGCATGGTCCTCCATGCGCTGACGCAGTCCCATGCGGTTGGGCAGGCCGGTCAGTTCGTCATGGGTGGCCTGGTGGACGATCTGCGCTTCCTTGCGTTTCAGCTCGCTGACGTCGAGGAAGGTGCCCACCTCGCCCGCGCGCAGTCCGGTGCGGTCGCGGAAATAGCTCTTGTACAGCACCAGCACCCGGTCTTCGCCAGCGGCGTCGCGCAGGTCGATCATGCACGAGTAGCCCGCTCCGTCATCGTCCGCAGCGTCGAACCTTCGGGCGGATTCCTCCACGCGGCAGGCCAGTTCCTGCGGCAGGATTTCGTTCACCGAGCGGCCCACGATGCCCTCGGGCGAGCGACCGATCAGGCGGCTGAAGGCGCGGTTGCAGCCGATGTAGGTGCCTTCCAGCGTCTTGTAGAACACCGGGTTGGGCATGCCCTCCACCAGGGCTTCAAGGAACTGGTTTTTCTCTTGCAGCAGGGCCTGGTATTCCACCAGGCGCTCGTTGGTCTCGCGCAGTTCGCGGGTGCGTTCCAGCACCTCCTGCTCGAGTTGCTCGCGATAGCGCTTGCGCTCCTCCAGCAGGCGGGCGCGCTCCAGCGCCTTGTTCACGGCGTGCTCCAGCACGCGCATGTCGGTGACCGGCTTGGTCACGTAGTCCCACGCGCCGTGGCGCAGCGCCTCCACCGCCTCTTCCAGCACGCCCACGCCCGACACCACGATGACGGGAACCTCCGGGGCGTCCTCGCGCAGGCGCTC encodes the following:
- a CDS encoding EAL domain-containing protein is translated as MLHRPARILTIDDDVNVRSNLVAYLEDSGFDVIEAENGRRGLEAFTEHAPDLVLVDLRMPVMGGMEVLERLREDAPEVPVIVVSGVGVLEEAVEALRHGAWDYVTKPVTDMRVLEHAVNKALERARLLEERKRYREQLEQEVLERTRELRETNERLVEYQALLQEKNQFLEALVEGMPNPVFYKTLEGTYIGCNRAFSRLIGRSPEGIVGRSVNEILPQELACRVEESARRFDAADDDGAGYSCMIDLRDAAGEDRVLVLYKSYFRDRTGLRAGEVGTFLDVSELKRKEAQIVHQATHDELTGLPNRMGLRQRMEDHALKDGPDARLAVLYLDMDNFKTVNDSLGHAVGDELLRAVAGRLVGMAPRRDMVARLGGDEFVVLLPLSSEGDGELAETESARIQDSFTRPFNAADHELYVMPSIGISVAPEDGRDPATLLKNAEIAMYRAKEQGGARFRRFTQAMNDDVTRRLAIEKSIRKGLENDEFVVFYQPRVDIVTGQVTGMEALVRWARPDGTLVPPLEFIPVAEDTGLVVALGERVLRDACIQTRRWTDELGPLRIAVNISARQFQPDLLDRVQAALAESGLPPSQLELEITETTMMRDLPTSVAILERLAAQGISIAIDDFGTGHSSLYYLKNFPIDTIKIDRSFVRDVPGDEGDATIVSTIVTMGRNLSLNVVAEGVETDDQLGFLRAHGCREVQGYYYSKPLPADGFADWMRAALSAGTAGAAGTASSRK